CCTTGTGAGATCACTTCCTGTTCGTGATACCTGCCTTTTCTGTTGTCATGACGACAGTAAACGTCAAACGTAcaatgacaacacaacacagcgtTAAACAAAATCcactaatacaaatatttttggtgtgtgtgagttttcatttgtatgtttatgtttttccgCTCTtgaagttttgtttgtttgtttgttatttaagaAACGAAATGTAAACAAAACGTTGTGACCCAAAAGTTGAAATCAAGAGTTTCAGCAGATTTTTAGTTTGGAACTTTAACAGTGTATGCACTGTAAACACTTAAGAGTTATAGGTGTAGTCATAATAATACTTGAGACACTTTAGAGTAGTTACTTTCCACCAATGCTTTATGGTTTCACTTTTTTCTCCGTCCTTAAGACACTATTTTATTTCCGTCCTTCAGGCAGTCCACGCTGTGGCTAACTTCAAGTCGTCTGATGACAACACACaacccctgcccccccctccaccaaAAGAAGACCCTCTTCGAGCGCTGACAGAACGAGGACACGAGTCCGTCTACAACAAGGGACCCGCCTCCGCCTCGGAAAGTAACGATGAAATTGCGGCCGGTCCACCCCCCATCGACCGGCTGGAGGGCCTGGGGCccctgcagagggagaaggactcCATGGGGAGCCTGAAGAGGGCCAGCGTGGACGTGGAGCTGCTGGCTCCTCGGAGCCCAATGGGGAAAGAGAACATGTTGACCTTCAGTCATACGCTGCCGAGGGCCAGCATGAGCATCAACGGGGTCTTAGGGGCCAACGAGAGACCAGAGGACCCAGTTCAGCCAGTTCAATCAGTGCAGCCGGTGCAGCGGCGTCTGAAGGCCGTTCAGGTTCCCATAGATCCAATGCGTTCGCAGCAGCTGGTGTCAGAGTGGAAGCAGAAGTCGATGGAGATGAGAGGCCTGAGCGCTCGTGATGAGGCGGAGCGGGATGCCAGTGAGGATGGATCGGATGTGGGCTTTGTGGGGACTGACGATGGGGGGTCTCAGGCTCCTATCTACCAACCTGTGGTGCAGTCGGGGAGGTCAGTTTCCGGTCAAAACCCTACTCCTGCTCAAGGGGGTGCCAAAGCTGTTGCAACTCCCAGACCACCACAGATTCCTGAAGCAGGACCCCCACCTGTGTCGCCAAAGAGCGCCCTGACCCGCGCCAAGTGGCTCGCTATCCGGGAGAAGACGAGTGGGGATGGGTTGGCCCGTGCTGCTGCGAACCAGCCACGACTCATGCAGGTCATCGCCATGTCAAAGCAGCAGGgactcctccccccctcctccgggGAGAAGTCCTCTGAgaccacctccacctgctccggTGCCTCCTCCAAATCCAACTCACCGCACTACCGCCCCGCCTGTGAGCAGCAGCGGGAGGGGTCGGGTATCGTCACAGTGGATGCCCATGCCCCCCACCATCCTGTTGTCCAGGCCCTGCCCCCTCCTCAGGCCCCATCCCTCACAGGTAATGGTAACCCGTGGGAGTTGGCGGGGTCACCCAATGGGGGCAACTCGCGGTACACCTACGACCTTAACAGCCTGGACCGAGGAGACTCGGTCgcacacaacagcagcttccGGCCACGCCGATCCACCTCGAGGTGCGCCACTCTCAACCCCGCCCTGCCCCCTTCTCACTCCCAGGAGGACGTGTCGGTGGAGACTAAGATGGACATGAGACGCAAGACGGCTCTAGTCCTGCTGGATCGAGAGATTCGTAACCAGAGTGACCAGGAAAACTATTATAAGAGTTTGCAGGGAAGGAGGTTCAGGGATTAGTCTCTtacccttcaaaataaaagccttatTTTAAAACTGGTCACTAACAGTAAAGAGCCTACTCAGTGATGCTCGAGGCTCAAGTGTGTCCATCAGCCCTGAGTTTTGTCCACTGCCGTCCATCAGAGACACTGttaaagttataataataatgaaacattCAGGTGTCACACGTCGCACAGAATACAAGAAATCAAACTAGTTTAATGAATAAGTTCAATCAGAAACAGACTCCTGTCCCATGACGGAGAGTAGGAGGAGTGAATGTGTAGGTTGGGGTTGTAGGGTGGGGTTGTGCTGACGTTCTGTGATGCGACTCGTTTACTTTCACTAACATTAAACCCCCGACTTAACATTAGCATTACCAATAGCAAAGTAAAATCAGTGACCCCCCCACAGAACAGAGTGATCGTCTTCGTCCCTCTCGTCAGAATCGTGATCCGGTGAAAGGTCTTCCTGACAACACGAGACGACCGTCCACAGCGTCTCCCAGCAGGAAGCTGGAACGTTTCCACAGTGCTCCCAGCAGGAAGCTGGAACATTTCCACAGCGTCTCGTTTCTCAATAACCTGAAGTCAAAGAAAAGATTTGTGACGAAGCACAAACCTGAAGCTCAAGACTCCGCCCACTGCTTCCTAAGCCACTTGAGATCTCACACCGACTGTATATTACCTggatgagtgtgttgtgttatgaTATTTGGTTGCTATAGTGATTCTCAgcatgttggtttgtttgtgtgctgctctgtgattggtcgaggcTGCacgtccaagtgaatgtttgtattgATGAAAAATGGACCAACTTGagattaaatatatatctaaataatGATATTCATAATTAAAGACACATTCCATGATTTAAAAGTTCCATGTCTTTGTTCCGAATATATATTAAATCGGCATTTTAACCCATAAATACAAGTtagtgtcatctgcatagaaGTTTGTCGCATGACAAATTTCTATGTTAGTAACAAAATCATAAGATTGAAAAATATTGACTTGTGAATCTGCAAATACAAAAACTTTGATGAAGTTTTAAAACCTTGTTTATTAAAGAAGACCTGAAGTTGTAAtttgttcaaaatgttttgAGCACAAAGTCAAACCTTTCAGAACAAAAGTCCTTTGTTTGGATGTAACGAGTGTGTCTGTAAATATGAGGCTgatgatgtgtctgtgttgttactgtgtttgtgttgttgcacgTCGACGGCTCGATTTCCtcatcatctcttttttttattcatgaagaCTCAAAAGAACCTGAATGTAAAAAGCATGTTTCTGTTAATGTTGTGACGGGAAAtgttaaaaagacaaatgtgctgctttgaaaaataaacGGAGGACGGATGCTGCATGCTCGTGGTCGTCTGATGAACAATAAAAAATTACTACTTCTTCGACACGACATCCTTCAAAAGTAATTCAGTTTTCAGAATTATGTTCAGTGGATATTGTATCATGTCTATTCAAATACTTATGTTCAAATGAAATtaatttttgacattttcttttataaattgTTTCTTTGGTTCAAATCAATTCACGactttaaaaaagtttttcatttgttattgtttttgaacTTTTGAATGAAAGTGGActggtttttattgttgttatcatGTCGCAAAATGTGGAGGAATTTGTAtccaatcaaattgtatttgtatagtatCAAATCATAAGATTTTCCTCACGTTGTACTACCAGGCTTCCATAGTTTATTATTGGCTGTTAAATGAAAAACCTCTTCGTTTCACACAGCCTCAgattctcttcttcctccacggGAGCATCTGGGTTAACCGACCAATGAGAGCTGAGAGATGAAAGACCTGCGAGCAGCTCACATACGCTGAGCTCGACTTGGTCTGACTGAGTCCTCATGTGACCTGCAGGCAGCTGAGGGGTGGAGTCAAAGAAACGCCCACATCAGCTCTCTCTCTACATCTCGTAGCTCCGACCAGCGATCACATGAATCCGATGTTCAGGAAATCCCAAAGAACAATGAACGAAGTTCACTGAGAACTTTGTTTcagctgaaaatgaaaactaCAGAGTGCAGTGACCATGTGTTAATGCcaggagagaaataaacagatcttttttcttctgtattAATAACCACATTTGTTATATTTAacaaacggggggggggcaaagacGAAGGGTTCTGATCCC
The nucleotide sequence above comes from Platichthys flesus chromosome 9, fPlaFle2.1, whole genome shotgun sequence. Encoded proteins:
- the plppr3b gene encoding phospholipid phosphatase-related protein type 3; the encoded protein is MMMMMNSSEKLKKKPPKDSLTLLPCFYFVELPIVASSMVSLYFLELTDVVQPAQVGFRCHDRELSLPYVDGGDELIPLLMLLSLAFAGPAASIMVVEGVIYCLQSRLKLRRAEESINAGGCNFNSFLRRTVRFVGVHVFGLCATALVTDVIQLSTGYHAPFFLTVCKPNYTQAGVSCDKNPYVTKDICSGHDQHAIMAARKTFPSQHATLSAFAAVYVSMYFNSTISESTKLLKPVLVFAFAISAALSGLTQVTQHRSHPIDVYVGFLIGAFVAAYLAVHAVANFKSSDDNTQPLPPPPPKEDPLRALTERGHESVYNKGPASASESNDEIAAGPPPIDRLEGLGPLQREKDSMGSLKRASVDVELLAPRSPMGKENMLTFSHTLPRASMSINGVLGANERPEDPVQPVQSVQPVQRRLKAVQVPIDPMRSQQLVSEWKQKSMEMRGLSARDEAERDASEDGSDVGFVGTDDGGSQAPIYQPVVQSGRSVSGQNPTPAQGGAKAVATPRPPQIPEAGPPPVSPKSALTRAKWLAIREKTSGDGLARAAANQPRLMQVIAMSKQQGLLPPSSGEKSSETTSTCSGASSKSNSPHYRPACEQQREGSGIVTVDAHAPHHPVVQALPPPQAPSLTGNGNPWELAGSPNGGNSRYTYDLNSLDRGDSVAHNSSFRPRRSTSRCATLNPALPPSHSQEDVSVETKMDMRRKTALVLLDREIRNQSDQENYYKSLQGRRFRD